A genomic window from Lotus japonicus ecotype B-129 chromosome 1, LjGifu_v1.2 includes:
- the LOC130728235 gene encoding uncharacterized protein LOC130728235, with protein MNTAVEHEPHQEEVEEEEVEDSCSSDSEIGDALDWLDSKDEDEVFDGSFSSSLSSWRPNAHGGHHSHSSTLQPLANRNQKFTHHIRASPLEEWEGRMNVGMSNSVTTAIRGSVRDGAIGKTNKTEKADRATVEQAIDPRTRMVLFKMLNRGVFNDINGCISTGKEANVYHATKNDGQELAIKVYKTSVLVFKDRDRYVQGDFRFRNGYCKHNPRKMVKTWAEKEMRNLMRLKAAGLRCPTPHLLRLHVLVMEFIGKTGWAAPRLKDAALSLDKLREGYVEIIIAMRTLYQKCKLVHGDLSEYNILYFEGHLYIIDVSQAVDPDHPHALDFLREDCVHISDFFKKHGVAVMTIKELFDFIVDASIADDAVDSYLEEVQQKVLARGDLSVEEEIADSVFVQSYIPKNLVDVKNAEEDAQRIASGKDTGDLLYKTITGLKHAVPNTQPSLRDGEQRQESSRIEDSCLISDSKSSLAEGDDAESQSDQDEDSATDPEEDGDSSSGSETGSPVDKKAARKEARKENKKKVKEEKKEARKNKVPKAVKKRKQKMAKARKTR; from the exons ATGAACACCGCCGTTGAACACGAACCCCATCaagaagaagtagaagaagaagaagttgaggATTCATGTTCTTCAGATTCAGAAATCGGCGATGCGTTAGACTGGTTGGATTCCAAGGACGAAGATGAAGTGTTTGATGGCTCGTTCTCTTCCTCCCTCAGTTCCTGGCGCCCTAACGCTCACGGTGGCCACCACTCTCATTCCTCCACACTCCAACCTCTCGCCAATCGCAACCAGAAGTTCACACATCATATTCGAGCTTCACCCTTGGAG GAGTGGGAAGGAAGGATGAATGTTGGCATGTCTAACTCTGTGACAACAGCAATTCGTGGAAGTGTGAGAGATGGGGCCATTGGTAAAACTAATAAAACTGAGAAAGCAGACCGAGCCACTGTTGAGCAG GCAATTGATCCAAGAACGCGCATGGTTTTATTCAAGATGCTGAACAGGGGTGTGTTTAACGATATCAACGGATGCATTTCAACTGGAAAGGAA GCAAATGTTTATCATGCAACCAAAAACGATGGTCAAGAACTTGCAATTAAAGTGTACAAAACATCTGTTCTGGTATTTAA GGATAGAGATAGATATGTGCAAGGAGACTTCCGGTTTAGGAATGGATACTGCAAGCATAATCCCAGGAAAATGGTAAAAACTTGGGCAGAGAAAGAAATGAGAAATCTTATGAG GCTAAAAGCAGCAGGGCTTAGGTGCCCTACACCACATCTTCTGCGGCTACATGTTCTGGTTATGGAATTTATAG GAAAGACTGGTTGGGCTGCTCCTCGTCTCAAAGATGCTGCTTTATCTCTAGACAAGTTACGGGAAGGCTATGTGGAG ATTATTATTGCAATGCGGACGCTGTATCAAAAGTGCAAATTGGTGCATGGTGACCTTAGTGAATATAATATACTTTATTTTGAG GGTCACTTGTATATTATTGATGTTTCTCAAGCTGTTGATCCTGACCATCCTCATGCTCTTGATTTTCTGCGTGAAGATTGTGTTCATATATCT GACTTCTTCAAAAAGCATGGTGTGGCTGTCATGACAATAAAAGAACTGTTTGATTTTATTGTTGATGCATCCATTGCTGATGATGCTGTGGATAGCTATTTGGAAGAG GTGCAACAAAAAGTTTTAGCAAGAGGAGATTTATCCGTGGAGGAAGAAATTGCGGATTCTGTATTTGTGCAG TCTTACATTCCAAAGAACCTAGTTGATGTTAAGAATGCTGAGGAGGATGCACAACGGATAGCAAGTGGGAAGGACACCGGCGATTTATTATATAAGACCATTACAGGGCTTAAACACGCTGTGCCGAATACCCAGCCTTCCCTGCGAGATGGCGAGCAAAGGCAGGAATCAAGTCGTATAGAAGATTCATGTTTAATTTCTGACAGTAAATCTAGCCTCGCAGAGGGTGATGATGCGGAGTCTCAATCAGATCAGGACGAAGATAGTGCTACTGATCCTGAAGAGGATGGGGATTCATCCTCTGGAAGTGAAACCGGTTCTCCTGTGGATAAGAAAGCAGCAAGAAAAGAAGCTAGGAAGGAAAacaagaagaaggtgaaggaggagaagaaagaAGCGCGGAAAAATAAAGTCCCTAAAGCTGTgaagaaaagaaagcaaaaaatGGCAAAAGCTCGTAAGACTAGATAG